A single window of Arvicanthis niloticus isolate mArvNil1 chromosome X, mArvNil1.pat.X, whole genome shotgun sequence DNA harbors:
- the Gpr119 gene encoding glucose-dependent insulinotropic receptor → MESSFSFGVILAVLTILIIAVNALVVVAMLLSIYKNDGVGLCFTLNLAVADTLIGVAISGLVTDQLSSSAQHTQKTLCSLRMAFVTSSAAASVLTVMLIAFDRYLAIKQPLRYFRIMNGLVAGACIAGLWLVSYLIGFLPLGVSIFQQTTYHGPCSFFAVFHPRFVLTLSCAGFFPAVLLFVFFYCDMLKIASVHSQQIRKMEHAGAMAGAFRHPRPVNDFKAVRTVSVLIGSFTLSWSPFLITSIVQVACHKCCLYQVLEKYLWLLGVANSLLNPLIYAYWQREVRQQLYHMALGVKKFFTSILLLLSARNRRPERTRESSYHIVTISHPELDG, encoded by the coding sequence ATGGAGTCATCTTTCTCATTTGGAGTGATCCTTGCTGTCCTAACCATCCTCATCATTGCTGTTAATGCACTCGTGGTTGTGGCTATGCTCCTATCAATCTACAAGAATGATGGTGTTGGCCTTTGCTTCACCTTGAATCTGGCCGTGGCTGATACCTTGATTGGCGTGGCTATTTCTGGGCTAGTTACagaccagctctccagctctgctcaGCACACACAGAAGACCTTGTGTAGCCTTCGGATGGCATTTGTCACTTCTTCTGCAGCTGCCTCTGTCCTCACGGTCATGCTGATTGCCTTTGACCGATACCTTGCCATTAAGCAGCCCCTCCGTTACTTCCGGATCATGAATGGGCTTGTGGCCGGAGCATGCATTGCAGGACTGTGGTTAGTATCTTACCTTATCGGCTTCCTCCCACTCGGAGTCTCCATATTCCAGCAGACCACCTACCATGGGCCCTGCAGCTTCTTTGCTGTGTTTCACCCAAGGTTTGTACTTACCCTCTCCTGTGCTGGCTTCTTCCCAGCTGTgctcctctttgtcttcttctaCTGTGACATGCTCAAGATTGCCTCTGTGCACAGCCAGCAGATCCGGAAGATGGAACATGCAGGAGCCATGGCTGGAGCTTTCCGGCACCCACGACCTGTCAACGACTTCAAGGCTGTTCGTACTGTATCTGTTCTAATTGGGAGCTTCACTCTGTCCTGGTCTCCCTTTCTCATCACCAGCATTGTGCAGGTGGCCTGCCACAAGTGCTGCCTCTACCAAGTGCTGGAAAAGTACCTGTGGCTCCTTGGAGTTGCTAACTCCCTTCTCAACCCACTCATCTATGCCTATTGGCAGAGGGAGGTTCGGCAGCAGCTCTACCACATGGCTCTGGGAGTAAAGAAGTTCTTCACTTcaatcctcctccttctctcagcCAGGAATCGTCGTCCAGAGAGGACCAGAGAAAGCTCCTATCACATCGTCACTATCAGCCATCCGGAGCTAGATGGCTAA